The Infirmifilum lucidum DNA segment TACCAAAAGCCTCTTTTAGCCTACTTTTCATTATTTCGACAAGCTCATTTATGGAGTATGGTTCAAAAAGTAGAGCTTCAATTCTAAGTGTATAGAAAAGCCTTTTTCCCACGAGCTTTAGAAGGTCATTACCGCTTGTTGAGATTAATATTAATCCAAGTTTAGGGATGCAATTCCTCA contains these protein-coding regions:
- a CDS encoding orc1/cdc6 family replication initiation protein, whose protein sequence is MRNCIPKLGLILISTSGNDLLKLVGKRLFYTLRIEALLFEPYSINELVEIMKSRLKEAFGKNIADELALFEIASFVKSTSQNVRHAFSIIQDAIEVSDENKVTVEVVRKAIEKQMKLAR